The following DNA comes from Leptospira saintgironsiae.
TTTGGAACCGATGGGTAAAAATCCAAAACAATATTTGCTCAATCATGGAACCAAGATCTGGAAAAACAAATTAGGACCTTATCGTTTCCAAAAAGAAAAAGACATTCTATTGTTCTTACAAGCAATCCGATTGGCTTATCTAGAAATTGAAAAATCAGGAGAGAAGTTTTTAGAATCTTGGTTTAGTCCAATCAACCCAAAAGAAACAGGCTTAGAAAAAAGGATCTCTGGTTTTCAATCCAGACTTTCTGAAATTTTAAACGACTTGGATCCTGGTTGGAAATCCTACGGGTTAGGCTTTTTGATCGGACTAGGAAATCCTAAATCTGCACATAAACGTTATTGTATGTTCTTAAGATGGATGGTTCGTAAGGAAGGACCTGATCTTGGATTATATAAACAAATCAAAACCTCTGAGTTATTATTTCCTTTAGATACTCATATCAATCGTCTTTCTAATATTTTAGGAATTA
Coding sequences within:
- a CDS encoding TIGR02757 family protein → MPPSTSSKEKNLKKSFDLLYRNYTKPEFLDSDPLFLCYLYDSPEDREFVGLLSALFAYGNVTAIRGFLARLLEPMGKNPKQYLLNHGTKIWKNKLGPYRFQKEKDILLFLQAIRLAYLEIEKSGEKFLESWFSPINPKETGLEKRISGFQSRLSEILNDLDPGWKSYGLGFLIGLGNPKSAHKRYCMFLRWMVRKEGPDLGLYKQIKTSELLFPLDTHINRLSNILGITERRTSDFKKSREVTDYFQKFYPEDPLRMDFALCRLGILRKCKTAYVAELCESCDLKEVCKIYGKKKK